A window from Pseudomonas moraviensis encodes these proteins:
- a CDS encoding LTA synthase family protein, whose translation MANPDALNQQRSSARLLQPTVKSHLAYTLLCALVMMVMFSALRLALLVYNREMILDTPAATFLEAFVNGLRFDLRLVVYLCIPLVLALFSARAMAARGFFRLWLTIASSIALFLGLMEMDFYREFHQRLNGLVFQYVREDPKTVMSMLWYGFPVVRYLLAWVIGTVILTLAFKGADRATRPRGPFSGGSVSSRQVAPWYTRLAVFVVCLLICVVAARGTLRQGPPMRWGDVYTTDSNFANQLGLNATLSLIEAAKSRMGEDRDNIWKATLPQEQAQKIVRDMLLMPDDKLVDADIAAVRRDYMPPADKTLPIKNVVVILMESMAGHSVGALGAPGNITPYLDKLSKEGLLFDRFFSNGTHTHQGMFATMACFPNLPGFEYLMQTPEGSHKLSGLPQVLSARDYDDVYVYNGDFAWDNQSGFFSNQGMTNFVGRNDFVNPVFSDPTWGVSDQDMFDRGLQELKARENGKPFYALLQTLSNHTPYALPTPLPVERVTDRGSLNEHLTAMRYSDWALGQFFEKARKEKYFNETLFVIVGDHGFGNERQITEMDLGRFNVPMLMIAPGIQQKFGARDHTVGTQIDIVPTIMGRLGGEVRHQCWGRDLLNLPEGDTGFGVIKPSGSEQTTAIVTADQILVLPRDKDMGPKIWQYQLGATPHAEVVPNAPRTAELKLKLEAFLQTATKSLLDNTAGVIHGKPD comes from the coding sequence ATGGCAAACCCGGACGCCCTGAATCAGCAGCGATCTTCTGCTCGCCTGCTGCAACCGACCGTCAAATCGCATCTGGCCTACACGCTGCTGTGCGCACTGGTCATGATGGTCATGTTTTCCGCGCTGCGCCTCGCGCTGCTGGTCTACAACCGCGAGATGATCCTCGACACCCCGGCCGCGACCTTCCTCGAAGCGTTCGTCAACGGTCTGCGTTTCGACCTGCGCCTGGTGGTGTACCTGTGCATTCCGCTGGTGCTGGCGCTGTTCAGCGCCCGGGCCATGGCCGCGCGCGGCTTCTTTCGCCTGTGGCTGACCATCGCCTCGAGCATCGCGCTGTTCCTCGGCCTGATGGAGATGGACTTCTACCGCGAGTTTCACCAGCGCCTCAACGGTCTGGTGTTCCAATACGTGAGAGAAGATCCGAAAACCGTGATGAGCATGCTCTGGTACGGTTTCCCGGTGGTGCGCTACCTGCTGGCGTGGGTCATCGGCACGGTCATTCTGACCCTGGCATTCAAGGGCGCCGACCGCGCCACCCGCCCGCGCGGGCCGTTCAGCGGCGGCAGCGTCAGCTCCCGTCAGGTTGCGCCGTGGTACACCCGCCTGGCGGTGTTTGTGGTCTGCCTGCTGATCTGCGTGGTTGCCGCCCGTGGCACCCTGCGTCAAGGCCCGCCAATGCGCTGGGGTGACGTGTACACCACTGATTCCAACTTCGCCAACCAGCTCGGTCTCAATGCCACGCTGTCGCTGATCGAGGCCGCCAAGTCGCGCATGGGCGAAGATCGCGACAACATCTGGAAAGCCACGCTGCCGCAGGAACAGGCGCAGAAAATCGTGCGTGACATGCTGCTGATGCCTGACGACAAACTGGTCGACGCCGATATTGCCGCCGTGCGCCGTGATTACATGCCGCCAGCCGACAAGACCCTGCCGATCAAGAACGTTGTCGTGATCCTGATGGAAAGCATGGCCGGTCACTCGGTTGGCGCCCTGGGTGCTCCGGGCAACATCACCCCTTACCTGGACAAGCTGTCCAAGGAAGGCCTGCTGTTCGACCGTTTCTTCTCCAACGGTACGCACACCCACCAGGGCATGTTTGCGACCATGGCCTGCTTCCCGAACCTGCCCGGCTTCGAATACCTGATGCAGACCCCGGAAGGCAGCCACAAGCTGTCCGGCCTGCCGCAGGTGCTCAGTGCCCGCGACTACGACGACGTGTACGTCTACAACGGCGATTTCGCCTGGGACAACCAGTCGGGCTTCTTCAGCAACCAGGGCATGACCAACTTCGTTGGCCGTAACGATTTCGTCAATCCGGTGTTCTCCGATCCGACCTGGGGCGTGTCCGACCAGGACATGTTCGATCGTGGCCTGCAGGAGCTCAAGGCGCGGGAAAACGGCAAGCCGTTCTACGCCCTGCTGCAAACCCTGTCCAACCACACGCCGTACGCCTTGCCGACACCGTTGCCGGTCGAGCGCGTGACTGACCGTGGCAGCCTCAACGAACACCTGACCGCCATGCGTTACTCCGACTGGGCGCTCGGCCAGTTCTTCGAGAAGGCGCGCAAAGAGAAGTACTTCAACGAAACCCTGTTCGTCATCGTCGGCGACCACGGCTTCGGCAACGAGCGCCAGATCACTGAAATGGACCTGGGCCGCTTCAACGTGCCGATGCTGATGATCGCCCCGGGCATTCAGCAGAAGTTCGGTGCCCGTGACCACACCGTGGGCACGCAGATCGACATCGTGCCGACCATCATGGGCCGTCTCGGTGGTGAAGTGCGTCACCAGTGCTGGGGCCGTGACCTGCTCAACCTGCCGGAGGGCGACACCGGTTTCGGTGTGATCAAGCCATCGGGCAGCGAGCAGACCACCGCCATCGTCACCGCTGACCAGATTCTGGTGCTGCCGCGCGACAAGGACATGGGTCCGAAAATCTGGCAATACCAGCTCGGTGCCACTCCGCACGCCGAAGTTGTGCCAAATGCGCCGCGTACTGCCGAACTCAAACTCAAACTCGAGGCGTTCCTGCAAACCGCGACCAAAAGCCTGCTCGATAACACCGCCGGTGTGATTCACGGCAAGCCGGATTGA
- the ngg gene encoding N-acetylglutaminylglutamine synthetase, which translates to MKPHATSINQRLLRGQAPSYERLQARLAEDGSEPATAPIAVHCGWGRLLIGHTFPDPASLAQELLNEQPGERDIALYVAAPQQILGLEPTQLFLDPSDTLRLWFSDYRQATRVFRGFRIRRAQSETDWQGINRLYQARGMLPIDPELLTPHHQGGPVYWLAEDEDSGAVIGSVMGLNHQNAFNDPEHGSSLWCLAVDPHCSRPGVGEVLVRHLVEHFMSRGLAYLDLSVLHDNRQAKSLYAKLGFRNLPTFAIKRKNGINQPLFLGPGPEANFNPYARIIVEEAHRRGIDVQVDDADAGLFTLSHGGRRVRCRESLSDLTSAISMTLCQDKSLTHKVLKAAGLKLPAQQLAGNADDNLAFLDEHQRVVVKPLDGEQGHGVAVDLRTIEEVQKAIETAKQFDSRVLLESFHEGLDLRIVVIGFEVVAAAIRRPAEVVGDGQHSIGALIEAQSRRRQAATSGESKIPLDHETQRTLHAAGYDYSSILPAGEHLFVRRTANLHTGGTLEDVTAILHPTLVDAAVRAARALDIPMVGLDLMVPAADQPEYVFIEANERAGLANHEPQPTAERFVDLLFPHSQPAAS; encoded by the coding sequence ATGAAACCCCATGCCACGTCCATCAACCAACGTCTGTTGCGTGGTCAGGCCCCTTCGTATGAACGTTTGCAGGCGCGCCTGGCCGAAGACGGCAGCGAACCTGCCACCGCCCCGATTGCCGTGCATTGCGGTTGGGGCAGGCTGCTGATCGGTCACACCTTTCCCGACCCGGCGTCACTGGCGCAGGAACTGCTCAACGAGCAGCCCGGCGAGCGCGACATCGCCCTGTACGTCGCCGCACCGCAGCAGATTCTCGGCCTTGAGCCGACTCAGCTGTTTCTCGATCCATCCGACACCCTGCGCCTGTGGTTCAGCGATTATCGTCAGGCGACACGGGTGTTTCGCGGCTTCCGCATTCGTCGTGCGCAGAGCGAAACCGACTGGCAGGGCATCAACCGTTTGTATCAGGCGCGCGGCATGTTGCCGATCGATCCGGAGCTGCTCACCCCGCATCATCAGGGCGGCCCGGTGTACTGGCTGGCGGAAGACGAGGACAGCGGCGCGGTGATCGGCAGTGTCATGGGCCTCAATCATCAGAATGCCTTCAACGACCCGGAACACGGCAGCAGCCTGTGGTGCCTGGCGGTCGATCCGCATTGCTCGCGTCCGGGCGTCGGTGAAGTGCTGGTGCGGCACCTGGTCGAGCACTTCATGAGTCGCGGCCTGGCCTACCTGGACCTGTCGGTACTGCATGACAACCGTCAGGCGAAAAGTCTTTACGCCAAACTGGGCTTCCGCAACCTGCCGACCTTCGCCATCAAGCGCAAGAACGGTATCAACCAGCCGCTGTTTCTCGGTCCGGGGCCGGAGGCGAATTTCAATCCTTACGCACGGATCATTGTCGAAGAAGCGCATCGGCGCGGTATCGATGTGCAAGTGGATGACGCCGACGCCGGGCTGTTTACCCTCAGCCATGGCGGCCGCCGCGTGCGCTGCCGCGAGTCGCTGAGCGATCTGACCAGCGCGATCAGCATGACCCTGTGCCAGGACAAAAGCCTGACCCATAAAGTGCTGAAGGCCGCAGGCCTGAAACTGCCGGCCCAGCAACTGGCGGGCAATGCCGACGATAATCTGGCCTTTCTCGATGAGCATCAGCGTGTAGTGGTCAAACCTCTCGACGGCGAACAGGGCCACGGTGTGGCTGTGGATCTGCGCACCATTGAAGAAGTGCAGAAGGCCATCGAAACCGCCAAGCAGTTCGACAGTCGCGTGCTGCTGGAAAGCTTCCATGAAGGCCTTGATCTACGGATTGTGGTGATCGGTTTCGAAGTGGTTGCGGCAGCGATTCGCCGTCCGGCGGAAGTGGTTGGCGATGGTCAGCATTCGATCGGTGCGCTGATCGAAGCGCAAAGCCGCCGTCGGCAAGCGGCCACCAGTGGCGAAAGCAAGATTCCCCTGGACCACGAAACCCAACGCACGCTGCACGCCGCCGGCTATGACTACAGCAGCATTCTGCCGGCCGGCGAGCATCTGTTCGTGCGGCGCACGGCCAATCTGCACACCGGCGGGACGCTGGAAGACGTGACGGCGATTCTTCATCCGACCCTGGTCGACGCGGCGGTGCGTGCGGCGCGAGCGCTGGACATTCCGATGGTCGGCCTCGATCTCATGGTGCCGGCGGCGGATCAGCCCGAGTACGTTTTCATCGAAGCCAACGAACGTGCCGGCCTGGCCAACCATGAACCGCAGCCGACGGCGGAGCGCTTTGTCGATCTGTTGTTTCCGCACAGTCAGCCGGCTGCCTCTTGA
- the csrA gene encoding carbon storage regulator CsrA, translating to MLVLSRVVGELISIGDDITLRVLSVNGSSVRFGVEAPKKVHVHRAEVYDRIKRKEAAAKAG from the coding sequence ATGCTTGTACTCAGCCGTGTGGTCGGTGAGTTGATTTCAATCGGTGACGACATCACCCTGCGTGTTCTGTCGGTGAATGGCTCCAGCGTGCGCTTCGGCGTCGAGGCGCCGAAGAAAGTCCATGTGCACCGCGCCGAGGTCTATGACCGGATCAAGCGCAAGGAGGCTGCCGCGAAGGCTGGCTGA
- a CDS encoding N-acetylglutaminylglutamine amidotransferase, with the protein MCGLAGELRFDQQPADLAAIERITHHLAPRGPDAWGFHAQGPIALGHRRLKIMDLSDGSAQPMIDSPLGLSLAFNGAIYNFPELREELEGLGYAFYSGGDTEVLLKGYHAWGEALLPKLNGMFAFAIWERDAQRLFIARDRLGVKPLYLSRTGQRLRFASALPALLKGGDINPILDPVALNHYLNFHAVVPAPRTLLAGIEKLPPATWMRVEADGRTEQKTWWTLPYGPHEDEKNLNLEDWVDRVLDSTREAVAIRQRAAVDVGVLLSGGVDSSMLVGLLREVGVENLSTFSIGFQDAGGERGDEFQYSDLIAKHYGTRHHQLRIDEKEIIEQLPAAFRAMSEPMVSHDCIAFYLLSREVAKHCKVVQSGQGADELFAGYHWYPQVDGAADPYAAYRDAFFDRSYDDYAATVQPKWLVDHDAAGDFVKEHFAQPGADAAVDKALRLDSTVMLVDDPVKRVDNMTMAWGLEARTPFLDYRLVELSARVPGKFKLPDGGKQVLKEAARRVIPSEVIDRKKGYFPVPGLKHLQGDTLNWVRELLLDPSQDRGLFNPTMLDKLLTDPQGQLTPLRGSKLWQLAALNLWLSEQGI; encoded by the coding sequence ATGTGCGGATTAGCTGGCGAGTTACGTTTTGATCAACAACCTGCAGACCTTGCAGCGATCGAGAGAATCACCCATCACCTGGCCCCTCGCGGCCCTGACGCGTGGGGCTTCCATGCCCAAGGGCCGATTGCCCTGGGCCATCGACGCCTGAAAATCATGGACCTGTCGGACGGCTCGGCGCAGCCGATGATCGACAGCCCGTTAGGCCTGTCCCTGGCCTTCAACGGCGCGATCTACAACTTCCCGGAATTGCGCGAAGAGCTCGAAGGGCTGGGTTATGCCTTCTATTCCGGTGGCGACACCGAAGTGCTGCTCAAGGGTTATCACGCCTGGGGCGAGGCGCTGCTGCCGAAACTCAACGGCATGTTCGCCTTTGCCATTTGGGAGCGCGATGCCCAGCGCCTGTTCATCGCTCGTGACCGTCTCGGCGTGAAGCCGTTGTACCTGTCGCGCACCGGCCAGCGCTTGCGCTTTGCCTCGGCACTGCCAGCCCTGCTCAAGGGCGGCGATATCAACCCGATCCTCGATCCGGTGGCGCTCAACCACTACCTGAATTTCCACGCAGTCGTGCCTGCGCCGCGCACATTGCTGGCCGGCATCGAAAAACTGCCGCCCGCCACCTGGATGCGCGTTGAAGCCGATGGCCGCACCGAACAGAAGACCTGGTGGACCCTGCCCTACGGCCCGCATGAGGATGAGAAAAACCTCAACCTCGAAGACTGGGTTGATCGCGTTCTCGACAGCACCCGCGAAGCGGTGGCGATTCGTCAGCGTGCGGCGGTTGATGTCGGTGTGTTGCTCTCGGGCGGTGTCGATTCGAGCATGCTCGTCGGCCTGTTGCGCGAAGTCGGTGTAGAGAATCTCTCGACCTTCTCCATCGGGTTTCAGGACGCCGGCGGCGAACGCGGCGACGAATTCCAGTACTCGGACCTGATCGCCAAGCACTACGGCACCCGCCACCATCAATTGCGCATCGACGAGAAAGAAATCATCGAGCAACTGCCCGCCGCGTTCCGCGCGATGAGCGAGCCGATGGTCAGCCACGATTGCATTGCCTTCTACCTGTTGTCCCGGGAAGTGGCCAAGCACTGCAAAGTGGTGCAGAGCGGCCAGGGTGCCGACGAGTTGTTTGCCGGCTATCACTGGTATCCGCAAGTCGACGGCGCGGCCGATCCTTACGCGGCTTACCGAGATGCGTTTTTCGACCGCAGCTATGACGACTATGCCGCAACCGTGCAGCCGAAATGGCTGGTCGATCACGACGCAGCAGGCGACTTCGTCAAAGAGCATTTTGCCCAGCCTGGCGCTGATGCCGCGGTGGACAAAGCCTTGCGTCTGGACAGCACGGTGATGCTGGTCGATGACCCGGTCAAACGCGTCGACAACATGACCATGGCCTGGGGCCTGGAAGCGCGTACGCCGTTCCTCGACTATCGACTGGTCGAACTGTCGGCCCGCGTGCCCGGCAAATTCAAGCTCCCCGATGGCGGTAAACAAGTGCTCAAGGAAGCCGCGCGTCGGGTCATTCCAAGCGAAGTGATCGACCGCAAGAAAGGCTATTTCCCGGTGCCGGGCCTCAAGCATCTGCAGGGCGACACGCTCAATTGGGTGCGCGAGCTGCTGCTCGATCCAAGCCAGGATCGTGGCCTGTTCAACCCGACCATGCTCGACAAGCTTTTGACTGATCCACAAGGCCAGCTGACCCCGTTGCGCGGTTCGAAATTGTGGCAACTGGCGGCCCTGAACCTGTGGCTCAGTGAACAAGGAATCTGA
- a CDS encoding SDR family oxidoreductase translates to MQNRMMITGAGSGLGREIALRWAREGWRLALSDVSEPGLQETLKLVREAGGDGFIQRCDVRDYSQLTAFAQACEEKFGGIDIIVNNAGVASGGFFSELSLEDWDWQIAINLMGVVKGCKAFLPLLEQSKGKIINIASMAALMQGPAMSNYNVAKAGVVALSESLLIELAQQEVAVHVVCPSFFQTNLLDSFRGPTPAMKAQVGKLLESSPISAADIAEYIYQQVAAGEFMILPHEQGRMAWALKQKNPQLLYNEMTSMAEKMRAKARQNNA, encoded by the coding sequence ATGCAAAATCGCATGATGATCACTGGTGCAGGCTCCGGCCTGGGTCGCGAAATCGCGCTGCGCTGGGCCCGTGAAGGCTGGCGGCTGGCCTTGTCCGATGTCAGTGAACCCGGCCTGCAGGAGACCCTCAAACTGGTGCGCGAGGCGGGCGGCGACGGTTTCATCCAGCGCTGCGATGTGCGTGATTACAGCCAGCTGACCGCGTTCGCCCAAGCCTGTGAAGAGAAGTTCGGCGGCATCGACATCATCGTCAACAATGCCGGGGTCGCCTCGGGTGGGTTTTTCAGCGAACTGTCCCTGGAAGACTGGGACTGGCAGATCGCGATCAACCTGATGGGCGTGGTCAAAGGCTGCAAGGCGTTCCTGCCGCTGCTGGAACAGAGCAAGGGCAAGATCATCAACATCGCCTCCATGGCCGCGCTGATGCAAGGTCCGGCGATGAGCAACTACAACGTCGCCAAGGCGGGTGTGGTGGCATTGTCGGAAAGCCTGCTGATCGAACTGGCGCAGCAGGAAGTGGCGGTGCACGTGGTCTGCCCATCGTTCTTCCAGACCAACTTGCTCGATTCCTTCCGCGGCCCGACCCCGGCAATGAAAGCGCAGGTCGGCAAGTTGCTGGAAAGTTCGCCGATCAGTGCAGCCGATATTGCGGAATACATCTATCAGCAAGTCGCCGCTGGCGAGTTCATGATTCTGCCCCACGAACAAGGGCGCATGGCCTGGGCGCTGAAACAGAAAAATCCGCAACTGCTCTACAACGAGATGACTTCGATGGCGGAGAAAATGCGCGCCAAGGCCCGACAAAACAACGCGTGA
- a CDS encoding YkgJ family cysteine cluster protein, whose translation MKCREGCGACCIAPSISSPIPGMPQGKPAGERCVQLSVDNLCSIFGRPERPPVCSGFAADVEVCGSSSEEAIRLIGWWEQITAA comes from the coding sequence ATGAAATGCCGCGAAGGCTGTGGCGCTTGCTGCATTGCCCCCTCCATCAGTTCACCGATCCCCGGCATGCCCCAAGGCAAGCCCGCCGGCGAACGTTGCGTGCAACTGTCGGTCGATAACCTGTGCAGCATTTTCGGCCGTCCGGAACGTCCGCCTGTGTGCTCGGGTTTCGCTGCGGATGTCGAGGTCTGCGGCAGCAGCTCGGAAGAAGCGATCAGATTGATCGGCTGGTGGGAGCAGATCACGGCGGCGTGA
- a CDS encoding YheU family protein yields MLIPHDALEVDTLTRLIEDFVTRDGTDNGDDTPLETRVLRVRQALTKGQALIVFDPESEQCQLMLKHDVPKHLFD; encoded by the coding sequence ATGCTCATTCCCCACGACGCGCTTGAAGTCGACACCCTCACCCGCCTGATCGAGGATTTCGTCACCCGCGATGGTACCGACAACGGCGATGACACCCCGCTGGAAACCCGCGTACTGCGCGTGCGCCAGGCATTGACCAAAGGCCAGGCGCTGATCGTGTTCGACCCGGAAAGCGAACAGTGCCAGTTGATGCTCAAGCACGACGTACCCAAGCATCTGTTCGACTGA
- a CDS encoding osmoprotectant NAGGN system M42 family peptidase — translation MTKTPHIPEPDLAYLQKVLLEMLAIPSPTGFTDTIVRYVAERLEELGIPFEMTRRGTIRATLKGKKSSPDRAVSAHLDTIGAAVRAVKDNGRLTLAPVGCWSSRFAEGSRVSLFTDTGVIRGSVLPLMASGHAFNTQVDEMPISWDHVELRLDAYCTTKADCESLGIHVGDVVAFDPLPEFTESGHISARHLDDKAGVAALLAALKAIVDSGQELNIDCHPLFTITEETGSGAAAALPWDVSEFVGIDIAPVAPGQHSSEHAVSVAMQDSGGPYDYHLSRHLLRLADEHELPVRRDMFRYYFSDAHSAVTAGHDIRTALLAFGCDATHGYERTHIDSLAALSRLLGAYILSPPVFASDAAPANASLDRFSHQIEHDTQMESETRVPPVDSLVGQRSDS, via the coding sequence ATGACCAAGACCCCACACATCCCTGAACCGGATCTGGCTTACCTGCAAAAAGTCCTGCTGGAAATGCTCGCCATTCCCAGCCCCACCGGCTTCACCGACACGATCGTGCGCTACGTCGCCGAACGTCTTGAAGAGCTGGGCATTCCGTTCGAAATGACCCGGCGCGGCACCATTCGCGCGACGTTGAAGGGCAAAAAGAGCAGTCCTGACCGCGCGGTGTCTGCGCACCTGGACACCATCGGTGCCGCCGTCCGTGCGGTGAAAGACAACGGTCGCCTGACCCTCGCCCCGGTCGGTTGCTGGTCGAGCCGCTTTGCCGAGGGCAGCCGGGTCAGCCTTTTTACCGACACCGGCGTGATTCGCGGCAGCGTGCTGCCGCTGATGGCTTCCGGGCATGCGTTCAATACTCAGGTCGATGAAATGCCGATCAGCTGGGATCACGTCGAACTGCGTCTGGACGCCTACTGCACGACCAAGGCCGATTGCGAATCCCTGGGCATTCATGTCGGTGACGTGGTGGCGTTCGACCCGCTGCCGGAGTTCACCGAAAGCGGCCATATCAGCGCGCGCCACCTCGACGACAAGGCAGGCGTTGCCGCACTGCTCGCCGCACTGAAGGCGATTGTCGACAGCGGCCAGGAACTGAACATCGATTGTCATCCGCTGTTCACCATCACCGAGGAAACCGGCAGCGGCGCGGCGGCGGCATTGCCGTGGGACGTCAGCGAATTTGTCGGCATCGACATCGCTCCGGTCGCGCCGGGCCAGCATTCCAGCGAACACGCGGTGAGCGTGGCGATGCAGGATTCCGGTGGCCCATATGACTATCACTTGTCCCGGCATCTGTTGCGCCTGGCCGATGAACACGAACTGCCGGTGCGCCGCGACATGTTCCGCTATTACTTCAGCGATGCGCACTCGGCGGTCACCGCTGGCCACGACATCCGCACCGCCCTGCTCGCTTTCGGCTGCGATGCCACGCATGGTTACGAACGCACGCACATCGACAGCCTGGCGGCGCTCAGCCGTTTGCTCGGCGCGTACATTCTGAGCCCGCCGGTCTTCGCCAGCGATGCGGCGCCGGCCAATGCCTCCCTGGACCGCTTCAGCCACCAGATCGAACATGACACGCAGATGGAAAGCGAGACCCGCGTACCGCCGGTGGACAGTCTGGTTGGGCAGCGTTCCGACAGTTGA
- a CDS encoding translation initiation factor 2, translated as MKAIVPAAWVLLGWLMIGQAPGVMAAAAQEKPAATSTTNKTVKTAAPAKKAQAKKNATVKKRRPVASKSKSASEVARTKLPPAKLDLSLPKDMVEELKPKGTVELPKREAILPQMFGEKDAGFQLNGRLLSNEMQLQLRNEARRDVEGAALDFEFKQ; from the coding sequence ATGAAAGCCATTGTTCCTGCCGCGTGGGTATTGTTGGGTTGGCTGATGATCGGTCAGGCGCCGGGTGTCATGGCGGCCGCAGCCCAGGAAAAACCGGCAGCGACGAGTACGACGAACAAAACCGTGAAAACCGCGGCTCCGGCAAAAAAAGCCCAGGCCAAAAAAAACGCCACAGTGAAGAAGCGCCGCCCGGTTGCTTCGAAATCGAAATCCGCCAGCGAAGTGGCGAGGACCAAATTGCCGCCGGCAAAACTCGATCTCAGCCTGCCCAAGGATATGGTTGAAGAGTTGAAGCCCAAGGGCACGGTGGAGCTGCCCAAGCGCGAGGCGATCCTGCCGCAGATGTTCGGTGAGAAGGACGCCGGTTTCCAGCTCAACGGCCGCTTGCTCAGCAACGAAATGCAGTTGCAACTGCGCAATGAAGCGCGACGCGATGTGGAAGGCGCCGCGCTGGATTTTGAATTCAAACAATAG
- a CDS encoding YnfA family protein yields MLNYLWFFLAALFEIAGCFAFYLWLRQGKSALWVIPALLSLTLFALLLTRVEAAYAGRAYAAYGGIYIVASIGWLAVVERVRPLGSDWIGMALCVVGASVILLGPRFSAA; encoded by the coding sequence ATGCTTAATTACCTGTGGTTCTTCCTGGCGGCGCTGTTTGAAATCGCCGGGTGTTTTGCTTTCTATTTGTGGCTGCGCCAAGGCAAAAGTGCGTTGTGGGTGATTCCCGCGTTACTTAGCCTGACCCTGTTCGCGCTGTTGCTCACCCGTGTTGAAGCGGCCTACGCCGGGCGCGCCTATGCCGCGTATGGCGGGATCTACATCGTCGCTTCGATCGGCTGGCTCGCGGTCGTCGAACGGGTGCGCCCGCTGGGCTCGGACTGGATCGGCATGGCGCTGTGCGTGGTCGGTGCGAGTGTGATTCTGTTGGGGCCGCGCTTTTCCGCCGCCTGA
- a CDS encoding DUF3309 family protein, whose translation MGTILIIILILLLIGGLPVFPHSRSWGYGPSGIIGVVLVVLLVLLLLGKI comes from the coding sequence ATGGGCACAATTCTAATCATCATCCTGATCCTGTTGCTGATCGGTGGTCTGCCGGTCTTCCCGCACTCCAGAAGTTGGGGTTATGGCCCGTCGGGCATTATCGGCGTGGTGTTGGTCGTGCTGCTGGTGCTGTTGTTACTCGGCAAGATATGA
- a CDS encoding START domain-containing protein codes for MGSLHRIAVLCGLTAVLATSVAQAEDWKVAKNEDGIKVSLSEIPGSDYKSYQGVALMKTTIAKLRALQEDVSGACAWIHECKSQKLLKHEGDLSWTYSQFNTPWPVTPRDSVLKITTVEGADGSLTRNLEGVPTYLPEEKGFVRVQQVKGFWKFVPKGDQVEVTYQVHTEPGGSVPAMVANKFVVDAPFNTLKALKERAEK; via the coding sequence ATGGGTTCGCTTCATCGTATCGCTGTGTTGTGTGGTCTGACTGCCGTACTTGCTACTTCGGTCGCCCAGGCGGAAGACTGGAAAGTCGCCAAGAACGAAGACGGGATCAAGGTTTCCCTGAGTGAAATACCCGGTTCGGACTACAAGTCCTATCAGGGCGTCGCGCTGATGAAGACCACCATCGCCAAACTGCGCGCCTTGCAGGAAGACGTCTCCGGCGCCTGCGCCTGGATTCACGAGTGCAAGAGCCAGAAACTGCTCAAGCATGAAGGCGATCTGAGCTGGACCTATTCGCAATTCAATACACCATGGCCGGTGACCCCGCGTGATTCGGTGTTGAAGATCACCACTGTTGAAGGTGCCGATGGCAGCCTGACGCGGAATCTGGAAGGCGTGCCGACCTATCTGCCGGAAGAAAAAGGCTTCGTACGGGTTCAGCAAGTCAAAGGCTTCTGGAAGTTCGTGCCTAAAGGCGATCAGGTCGAAGTGACCTATCAAGTACACACCGAGCCAGGTGGCAGCGTACCGGCGATGGTTGCCAACAAGTTCGTCGTCGATGCGCCATTCAATACGCTGAAAGCGCTGAAAGAACGCGCCGAGAAATAA